One Electrophorus electricus isolate fEleEle1 chromosome 10, fEleEle1.pri, whole genome shotgun sequence genomic region harbors:
- the LOC113579399 gene encoding RNA-binding Raly-like protein isoform X4, with translation MTMYKGKRRNHRYINMAGEPKPYRPKAGSKRPLSAVYTGYEFDYDYYRDDFYNRLFDYHGRVAPPPRAVIPLKRSRVVMPSTRRGKTSFSIKTSTSSSSRPPSSSSSSLSSGLKLKTDQLQTIKRELTQIKLKIDSLLCRLEKIEKQQRMDSEAQRKYEDNCDSLHEESISETAENSAEEAGEGPLDAEAGEMTDGGEDDYDEEGSTDLIENHVSDIDN, from the exons ATGACCATGTACAAAGGGAAGCGTCGTAATCATCGAT atattAACATGGCAGGAGAGCCCAAACCATACAGGCCCAAAGCTGGCTCCAAACGACCCCTGTCTGCTGTCTACAC TGGTTATGAGTTTGACTATGACTACTACCGTGATGATTTCTATAATCG GCTCTTTGACTATCATGGGCGGGTGGCCCCGCCTCCGAGGGCGGTCATCCCACTAAAGCGCTCACGGGTTGTGATGCCATCCACACGAAGAGGGAAGACGTCCTTCTCCATCAAAACATCCACCTCTTCATCTTCGCggcccccctcctcctcttcctcatccctcTCCTCCGGACTAAAAC TAAAGACGGATCAGCTCCAGACGATCAAGCGTGAGCTTACTCAGATCAAGCTGAAGATCGACTCTCTCCTGTGCCGTCTggagaaaatagaaaaacagcagaGGATGGACTCTG AGGCTCAGAGGAAGTATGAAGACAACTGTGACTCACTGCATGAGGAATCCATATCAGAGACGGCGGAGAACTCGGCCGAAGaggcgggggaggggccgtTGGATGCAGAGGCCGGAGAGATGACCGACGGTGGCGAGGATGACTACGACGAAGAGGGCAGCACCGATCTG ATAGAGAACCATGTGTCTGACATTGACAACTAA